In Dehalococcoidales bacterium, a genomic segment contains:
- a CDS encoding UDP-N-acetylglucosamine 2-epimerase: protein MKLLTAFFTRSEHGPLQPFLDIAKSMGVDAKVLDFCAAYQSSLFSYNFINTVLGAEIEEFKPDVVLAPFDRPEMVPLAYTAYHMSVPVAQLFAGDVAGGAYDDADRFVISNYATYLFCADYNQFVRTTDSQKWAQRIGWRKRIELVGATHFDDMEYVENGVKDYTLVLYNPPSLLSRKEVEKEVVSLCQSIASDDVVYWVAPNGDVNSDLVEEYAKDVNYLKGMPRKEFLGWLKNAKRIVGNSSCMFYEAAYFNVPYLQVGVRNKHREPIADFMCKPGASKRVIEILKEELD from the coding sequence ATGAAGCTCCTGACAGCTTTCTTCACGCGCTCGGAGCATGGCCCGCTCCAGCCTTTTCTCGATATAGCTAAGAGCATGGGGGTTGATGCCAAGGTCCTGGACTTCTGTGCGGCCTATCAGTCCAGCCTGTTCTCCTACAACTTCATCAATACTGTGCTGGGCGCGGAGATTGAGGAGTTCAAGCCCGATGTCGTGCTCGCCCCCTTTGACCGACCGGAGATGGTCCCACTGGCATATACTGCATATCATATGAGCGTACCAGTGGCGCAGTTGTTCGCAGGAGACGTTGCAGGCGGTGCGTATGACGATGCCGATAGGTTTGTCATATCCAACTATGCGACCTATCTGTTCTGTGCCGACTACAACCAGTTCGTGCGCACGACCGATAGCCAGAAGTGGGCTCAGCGCATTGGATGGAGGAAGCGTATCGAACTGGTGGGAGCGACCCATTTCGATGACATGGAATATGTGGAGAATGGCGTCAAGGACTACACTCTGGTGCTGTACAACCCCCCATCGCTATTGAGCCGGAAGGAAGTGGAAAAGGAGGTTGTATCCCTTTGCCAGTCCATCGCGTCGGATGACGTGGTCTATTGGGTGGCTCCTAATGGGGATGTAAATTCGGATTTAGTAGAGGAATATGCGAAGGACGTAAACTATCTGAAAGGAATGCCGAGGAAGGAGTTCCTGGGATGGCTGAAGAATGCGAAAAGAATTGTTGGCAATTCGAGTTGCATGTTTTATGAGGCAGCATACTTCAATGTGCCTTATCTCCAGGTCGGGGTCAGGAACAAGCACCGTGAGCCCATTGCGGATTTCATGTGCAAGCCCGGCGCGTCCAAGAGAGTCATCGAGATATTGAAGGAGGAATTGGATTGA
- a CDS encoding class I SAM-dependent methyltransferase — protein sequence MSEEECRVPQEFRVKYDPEAWEKHAPGYAELLNTRDEPRHYGLLLNTIAENYVPGMRMLEVGCAGGSDYRFLNCRKFIEDYTGVDITPSYIQEARGLYPEATWIIGDARDLPFKDKWFDITMCFLMLLHLDKEGVRAALNEMCRVTKSLVFVHTFAASKRYDGTDIQHHLYCYNVIALDELKVDGWETIQSLDGDAPRVTKQSNLAHIPEDVFYEFMLRRI from the coding sequence TTGAGCGAAGAAGAGTGCCGGGTTCCTCAGGAATTTAGAGTAAAGTACGACCCTGAGGCCTGGGAGAAGCATGCACCTGGGTACGCGGAGCTGCTCAACACCCGCGATGAGCCTCGGCACTACGGCCTCTTATTGAACACCATCGCAGAGAACTATGTGCCTGGCATGAGGATGTTGGAGGTAGGATGCGCCGGTGGCAGTGATTATCGATTCCTGAACTGTCGCAAGTTCATCGAGGACTACACTGGGGTGGACATCACTCCATCATACATCCAAGAGGCTCGGGGACTGTATCCTGAGGCCACTTGGATAATTGGTGATGCTCGTGACCTGCCGTTCAAGGACAAGTGGTTCGACATAACCATGTGCTTCCTCATGCTCCTGCACTTAGACAAGGAAGGGGTCCGTGCTGCTCTGAACGAGATGTGTCGAGTGACGAAGAGCCTAGTGTTCGTCCATACTTTCGCAGCGTCCAAGAGATATGATGGGACCGATATACAGCACCATCTCTACTGCTATAACGTGATTGCTCTGGATGAGCTGAAGGTAGATGGATGGGAGACGATACAATCATTGGACGGGGATGCCCCGAGGGTCACCAAACAATCGAACCTAGCACACATCCCAGAGGACGTGTTCTACGAGTTCATGTTACGGAGGATATGA